A region of Plutella xylostella chromosome 29, ilPluXylo3.1, whole genome shotgun sequence DNA encodes the following proteins:
- the LOC105387462 gene encoding protein virilizer isoform X4: MSSSDQPDLLFFDTFSHDTSEELNLDLVQFPKSVYVREIRIIPLGARVEGDFPGGVRLGATNPTKFHIDFFVNDLSKPGASTFEALGSLDYCQNGQIHMECAAGPEDTRTPTDGLVLRGLYTTITLAVYGNLTQVIPETPPIGTSVPPPSVPKQALPREVAAVPPTSIPPPPVEWTQEAPNPIPTYTGQVAAAMPEVYGPPNYPPDSYDNQMYRADYYDAEAPKDPRTYHMEGPEWDKERRLSAERDRQSPRSEHDRDRDRDRRDGRSRRRSLDRRSRESSRLRDRSRELDRHDRLHSRSRSRDRDYIVKGEYRPRTRSRSRSLDGRLRSSERDWDRSSYKKDDYRRHRDGSYERSRAGSYDKRSGSYERRSPYDKRAPSYERKRLSPYDKRGSSYERRAPSYEKQSTYDKKRHSPYNRIRGSSYSSRSPSREDPRKRPRTPPGERRPLSPREGKVSPTTSIRSETGEFDRSGKQIPRVEFYHQSYRQKAVASIRSPSQEPENPPFIEAQHSSLVTVQIVDTPPVVKLPIESPGRNVDDEKSMDAEQFEPILSDEDICDDLEAPAYMDVDYDVNEYCGVDDIIKYYNPFKAEWVQYENMNKIHLVAPVKKDGVKDVMNASFEELCSTNADLFKISELTKACKGKFFASTFAEIDNASREDWVHQCEQLFLSLTSLCKTSDIILRIFKNLDKAEEPDEFNDIYNLLIIFTKIGLSFDSALAQQQPTYKVRHMKCGIRLAEGLLSHKNNGQVTKILLSIGINIPMQLLEMYSKEYMALSIRLMILKSLNAALSSKEAVEHFMQKAVFPRFGKNDDSESGPKNGYQALLAIMQTNPLARIKFSVSALIKKLNMYELLEKLHELVLKMNKSTAEDKPDEEVELTEKETDFIVDSLGEILYMYRSQCFHISQPKRFLPVSAQFEINKECSNEILLEFFNIHRILEVCLYLLTAPSTCNNLVVTSPIHDFLYELIHSRNGLNFLYKNMDLSELIFKILVQPYGQQNAEDFVYLHDTSNYTELQIIGLELAYRLKSLYYLESICDIQAGQPDENELIDRLQSLYCLSFGTVGKTAVPDVIAMGDNAECLMEVFERDLKGKTKTDSPPKQKSPAKGYAIELIVLAVRFSADVPFLKKFGPRILNVAREHDRFEPSVSSVLQEVVPYLTPIEKTNLLSGDDMVECVEIIKTSAEHAPDLPGELMTCLRILRHFCISDYNANITVATESSTDEYVELKYKYSILQLFSLDGVAHLAGILDRIATHFDQPSMHTAFFASVKGLQLAQMLLPCLRLLDEMLARVVRCRGSRFRDLTAAPVLLKTYGIAKTFPVGSVGYATASKAAEAAVRALLAYSQPIADDAKDGDSIRRGPWTSLCSEVISYTMTAPYTFVPGLLVFSELLPLPLPMQTKIPPTERELADAFNERRLWSAHLHALSNDLIDMIQIICMSTYRPVVHMLRRVCVQIADLAPNTAATVARAAIGAVTKELKAGEPANGSAARVLSFLACLVAHAPVKCAVLHAINSGGPKAADVQTALCGVLGLSNTSHEHATAQEFAALALAGLCDAEVTLTPLSAPAEKIVANSLPNRETLSAILDATADCLASPNRTCSVASSILRAYFVLTEHEYGFQQFRKFAAKKRDLLGSFFKWVLETAGEDKLECLSLYVDLIRILRLEEGEGAVGRRSTLTPHDVADMVGYTPGEESHPALAMESILKERNIDEEVISNCSLIPPLLHDLPPLSPRAGAEERLTSSYWLDVPPRHHEEEVNDGELVSCDIMAVAVSALAAGGAAALASCVRRLAGAVDRAAAPARAPAHVPTAVSVARVRSETADAFRSRPPNTSRPPSLHVDDFTARAAAAPPARPHTRGMRRGIAVSDRGRFASATPHHPHYRHLRGRGGAWDMGAQHFGHFPPASQYMMGGGMGWGGARMQRGPRHRSFMR, encoded by the exons ATGTCTTCATCGGACCAACCCGATCTCTTGTTCTTCGACACATTCTCTCACGACACCAGCGAG GAGTTGAATTTAGACCTGGTGCAGTTTCCAAAGTCAGTCTACGTCCGTGAGATCCGGATAATCCCGCTGGGCGCGCGCGTGGAGGGTGATTTCCCCGGCGGGGTGCGTCTGGGGGCTACGAACCCAACCAAGTTCCACATCGATTTCTTCGTGAATGACCTGAGCAAGCCCGGCGCGTCCACGTTCGAGGCGCTGGGCAGCCTCGACTACTGCCAGAATGGACAGATACACATGGAGTGCGCGGCCGGCCCGGAGGACACCCGCACTCCCACCGATGGGCTTGTGTTGAGAG GTTTATACACAACTATCACCCTGGCCGTCTATGGAAACCTGACACAGGTGATCCCGGAAACCCCACCTATTGGGACCAGTGTCCCACCTCCCTCGGTGCCCAAGCAGGCTCTGCCCCGGGAAGTGGCTGCCGTCCCACCGACCAGCATCCCACCACCACCAGTAGAATGGACCCAAGAGGCACCCAACCCCATCCCAACATACACCGGGCAAGTGGCCGCAGCCATGCCCGAGGTGTACGGCCCTCCAAACTATCCACCGGATAGCTACGACAACCAGATGTACCGTGCCGATTACTATGATGCAGAAGCTCCAAAGGACCCTAGAACTTATCATATGGAAGGTCCCGAGTGGGATAAAGAGAGAAGGCTGAGTGCCGAGCGAGACAGACAGAGTCCTCGGTCTGAGCATGACAGAGACAGGGACAGGGATAGGAGAGATGGCAGAAGCCGGAGACGGTCGCTGGACAGACGCAGCCGGGAGTCGTCCCGACTGCGGGACCGGAGTCGTGAGCTGGACCGCCACGACCGCCTGCACTCGCGGTCCAGGAGTCGGGACCGCGACTACATCGTGAAGGGAGAATACCGCCCCCGCACTCGCTCGCGCTCCAGAAGCCTCGACGGCAGACTAAGGTCCTCTGAACGAGATTGGGACAGGTCTTCGTATAAAAAAGATGATTACAGACGCCATCGCGATGGCTCCTATGAAAGATCTAGAGCTGGATCCTATGATAAAAGATCTGGCTCCTACGAACGACGCTCACCTTACGACAAGCGAGCGCCGTCCTACGAAAGAAAAAGATTATCTCCCTACGACAAAAGAGGATCGTCTTACGAAAGAAGAGCTCCTTCGTACGAGAAGCAAAGCACGTATGACAAGAAGCGACACTCGCCGTACAACCGGATCCGCGGGTCAAGCTACAGCAGTCGCTCCCCGAGTCGCGAAGACCCCCGGAAGCGGCCGCGGACGCCGCCCGGCGAACGAAGACCTCTGTCGCCCAGAGAAGGAAAGGTCAGTCCTACTACCTCTATAAGATCGGAGACGGGAGAGTTCGACAGAAGCGGCAAGCAGATACCCCGGGTCGAGTTCTACCATCAGAGCTACAGACAGAAAGCTGTGGCGTCTATTAGAAGCCCTTCGCAAGAACCTGAAAATCCACCGTTCATTGAAGCTCAACATTCAAGTCTGGTCACCGTGCAAATAGTGGACACGCCTCCAGTTGTGAAACTTCCAATAGAATCTCCAGGGAGAAACGTGGATGATGAGAAATCAATGGATGCTGAGCAGTTTGAGCCGATTCTCTCAGATGAAGACATTTGCGATGATCTGGAAGCGCCGGCGTATATGGACGTCGATTACGATGTTAATGAATACTGCGGCGTTGATGACATCATCAAATactataatccattcaaagcAGAATGGGTTCAATAcgaaaatatgaataaaatacatcTAGTAGCTCCAGTAAAGAAAGATGGCGTAAAAGACGTTATGAATGCAAGTTTTGAAGAGCTATGCAGTACGAATGCTGATCTGTTCAAAATATCCGAGTTAACTAAAGCATGTAAGGGAAAATTCTTTGCAAGCACTTTTGCAGAAATAGACAATGCGAGTAGAGAGGACTGGGTGCACCAGTGTGAACAACTGTTTCTATCCCTGACAAGTCTGTGCAAGACCAGCGATATCATCCttcgtatatttaaaaatctcGACAAAGCAGAAGAGCCTGACGAATTTAATGACATCTACAATTTACTCATAATATTTACTAAAATAGGATTAAGTTTTGACTCGGCCCTTGCCCAGCAGCAACCCACATACAAAGTGAGGCACATGAAGTGTGGCATCAGGTTAGCTGAAGGATTGTTGTCCCACAAAAACAACGGACAAGTGACCAAAATCCTCCTTAGTATTGGAATCAATATACCGATGCAGCTTCTGGAAATGTATTCCAAGGAATACATGGCACTGAGTATTAGACTGATGATACTAAAGAGCTTGAATGCTGCGCTTTCCTCTAAGGAGGCTGTGGAACATTTTATGCAGAAAGCCGTTTTCCCGAGGTTCGGTAAAAATGACGACAGTGAGAGTGGACCGAAAAATGGCTACCAAGCACTGTTAGCTATAATGCAAACCAATCCCCTTGCCAGAATCAAGTTCTCTGTGAGTGCTTTGATAAAGAAACTAAACATGTACGAACTGTTGGAGAAACTTCATGAGTTAGTTCTGAAAATGAACAAATCCACAGCAGAAGATAAACCTGATGAAGAGGTGGAACTGACGGAAAAAGAAACTGATTTTATTGTGGATTCTCTGGGAGAAATACTGTACATGTACCGGTCGCAATGTTTCCACATCTCACAGCCCAAGAGGTTCCTGCCAGTCTCGGCACAGTTTGAAATCAACAAGGAGTGTTCCAACGAAATCTTACTGGAATTCTTCAACATCCATCGCATATTGGAAGTGTGCCTTTACCTCCTGACTGCCCCATCAACCTGTAACAACTTGGTGGTGACGAGTCCTATCCACGATTTCCTCTACGAACTCATACACTCGCGTAATGGATTGAATTTcctgtacaaaaacatggattTGAGCGAACTGATATTCAAGATTCTGGTGCAACCGTACGGACAGCAAAACGCTGAAGACTTCGTCTACCTTCACGACACCAGCAACTACACAGAACTACAAATCATTGGACTTGAATTGGCGTACAGACTCAAATCTTTGTACTATTTGGAGTCAATCTGCGACATCCAGGCGGGCCAGCCCGATGAGAACGAGCTGATCGATAGATTGCAGTCTCTGTACTGTCTCAGCTTCGGTACCGTCGGCAAAACCGCCGTCCCCGACGTCATAGCCATGGGGGACAATGCCGAGTGCCTCATGGAAGTCTTCGAAAGAGATTTGAAAGGGAAAACCAAGACGGATTCGCCGCCGAAGCAAAAATCACCAGCTAAAGGCTATGCGATAGAGCTGATAGTTTTAGCAGTAAGATTCTCGGCTGACGTGCCGTTTTTGAAGAAGTTTGGGCCCAGGATTTTGAATGTTGCGCGGGAGCATGATAGGTTCGAGCCGAGCGTTTCAAGCGTGTTGCAGGAAGTGGTCCCGTACTTGACTCCTATTGAAAAGACTAACTTATTGTCTGGAGACGACATGGTTGAGTGTGTGGAGATCATTAAGACAAGCGCGGAGCATGCGCCAGATTTGCCCGGAGAACTCATGACGTGTCTGCGAATCTTGAGGCATTTCTGCATCTCAGACTACAATGCCAACATCACTGTAGCCACAGAGTCGTCCACTGATGAATACGTGGAACTGAAGTACAAATACAGCATACTACAGCTGTTTTCCTTGGACGGAGTGGCACATTTGGCGGGGATCCTCGATAGAATCGCAACGCACTTCGATCAGCCGAGCATGCATACGGCATTCTTCGCTTCAGTAAAAGGGCTTCAGTTGGCGCAAATGTTGCTGCCATGTTTGCGATTGTTGGACGAAATGTTGGCCAGAGTGGTGCGGTGTCGCGGCTCCAGATTCCGAGACCTCACGGCCGCTCCAGTGTTGTTGAAAACTTATGGGATTGCGAAAACGTTTCCGGTAGGGTCGGTCGGGTACGCAACAGCCAGCAAAGCGGCCGAAGCGGCTGTCAGAGCTCTCTTAGCGTATTCACAACCGATAGCCGATGACGCTAAAGACGGAGACTCGATACGAAGAGGACCTTGGACTTCCTTGTGCTCCGAAGTTATTTCCTACACTATGACGGCTCCTTACACCTTTGTCCCCGGCCTATTGGTCTTCTCAGAGCTTCTACCTCTACCCCTACCGATGCAGACAAAGATACCACCCACAGAAAGAGAGTTGGCAGACGCATTCAACGAGCGAAGGCTGTGGTCGGCTCACTTACACGCGCTGTCGAATGACTTGATCGACATGATCCAGATCATCTGCATGTCGACTTACCGGCCCGTGGTCCACATGTTGCGGAgagtgtgtgtacaaatagcAGACTTGGCCCCCAACACCGCCGCCACCGTGGCCAGGGCTGCTATAGGAGCGGTGACGAAAGAGTTGAAGGCCGGAGAGCCAGCCAATGGCAGCGCAGCGAGGGTGTTGAGTTTCTTGGCATGTTTAGTTGCGCACGCGCCGGTCAAATGTGCCGTATTGCATGCTATTAACAGCGGTGGCCCGAAGGCGGCTGACGTTCAAACCGCCCTTTGCGGTGTCCTAGGCCTCTCCAACACTTCCCACGAACACGCAACGGCTCAAGAGTTTGCCGCATTAGCCCTAGCAGGGTTATGTGATGCGGAAGTCACGCTGACACCCCTAAGCGCACCCGCAGAGAAAATCGTGGCCAATTCGCTACCGAACAGAGAAACGTTATCAGCAATACTAGACGCGACTGCCGACTGCCTCGCGTCGCCCAACAGAACCTGCTCAGTCGCCTCTTCGATCCTTCGAGCATACTTCGTACTAACAGAACACGAGTACGGCTTCCAACAGTTTCGAAAATTCGCGGCGAAAAAGCGCGATCTTTTGGGCTCGTTTTTCAAGTGGGTTCTAGAAACGGCCGGGGAGGATAAGCTCGAGTGTCTGAGTCTGTACGTGGACCTGATCAGGATACTTCGTTTGGAGGAGGGCGAGGGTGCGGTGGGGAGGAGGTCTACTCTGACTCCGCATGATGTGGCCGACATGGTGGGGTATACTCCGGGGGAGGAATCGCATCCGGCGCTGGCTATGGAGAGCATTTTGAAG GAGCGCAACATAGACGAAGAGGTCATCAGCAACTGTTCCCTCATCCCCCCTCTCCTCCACGACTTGCCCCCGCTGTCGCCCC gcgcgggggcggagGAGAGGCTGACTAGTAGCTATTGGCTGGACGTGCCGCCGAGACATCATGAGGAGGAGGTCAATGATGGGGAACTG GTATCATGCGACATAATGGCGGTAGCGGTGTCAGCCctggcggcgggcggcgcggcggcgctggcgaGCTGCGTGCGGCGACTCGCCGGCGCCGTggaccgcgccgccgcgcccgcgcgcgcgcccgcaCACGTACCCACTGCCG TGTCAGTAGCACGAGTCCGCAGCGAGACAGCGGACGCGTTCCGCTCCCGCCCGCCCAACACGAGCCGCCCGCCCTCGCTGCACGTGGACGACTTcaccgcgcgcgccgccgccgcgccgcccgcccgccctcACACCAG